Proteins found in one Oncorhynchus keta strain PuntledgeMale-10-30-2019 chromosome 2, Oket_V2, whole genome shotgun sequence genomic segment:
- the LOC118401128 gene encoding LOW QUALITY PROTEIN: tight junction-associated protein 1-like (The sequence of the model RefSeq protein was modified relative to this genomic sequence to represent the inferred CDS: inserted 1 base in 1 codon) yields the protein MTSAAPARKPYRKAPPQHRETRNSLPLFREDLSGNTPPAHTAGPNLPDPCQDSLSDADRIKILQQQNEDLRRRLSHTTHKMEAMETEFETSRHYMREEMGRTRDDLEKMRDKFRRLQNSYTASQRANQDLEEKLHALLRKVERDKKTMDQEIVELTNKLLDAKNTIDKLEELNERYRQDCNLAVQLLKCNKSHFRNHKFADLPYELQDMVNKHMKASLPDKSSQGAQGQDSDTMSLTPADVVPTSVIARILEKPEPLVLNSAQSSSSAGRPQAEDVFVHVDMTGPQAGGXGRENGGPGHSSRAPAQNSQAQELLQQNGMCRSQSSLSADGQSGEEGREGGAFEKLNPYPAPPPPHPLYPGRKVIEFSSDDKVKIPKNSPLPNCTYATRQAISLSLVQNDEENERQRTVPNSPAVSDGGWRSGTSSSSGGGGQRDPCRTPTQLDTADPLSNQSSPFSSPPQPPSAFASSGSSEEDLLANWQRMFVKKMAPSSEGNLVNRTSFSSETVKDLERTRTGKPVGGGSDRGAVRGAYSDGEEGSSTHSWTASRESSLDTDTSSMADLRTRRGHYGADFSTEESEQLLMALDPLDNDRDNTSGDTVSTAITVETSPAEANRNDFVDETGSVGSSAEERDILPQDFPIKVPRVLAGLEDYTKNTPPLPANSSTSTPGRPLKSPKRMGVHHLHRKDSLTRAQEHGNLLD from the exons gatcctgcagcaacagaatGAAGACCTGCGCCGTCGGCTCTCCCACACCACCCACAAGATGGAGGCCATGGAGACAGAGTTTGAGACCAGCCGCCACTACATGCGGGAGGAAATGGGTCGTACCCGCGACGACCTGGAGAAGATGAGAGACAAGTTCCGCAG ACTGCAGAACAGCTACACTGCCTCCCAGCGGGCCAACCAAGACCTGGAGGAGAAGCTTCATGCCCTG CTCCGTAAAGTGGAGAGGGACAAGAAGACAATGGACCAGGAGATAGTGGAGCTCACCAACAAACTCCTGGACGCCAAGAACACCATCGACAAGCTAGAGGAGTTGAAC GAGCGCTATCGGCAAGATTGCAATTTGGCCGTGCAGCTGTTGAAGTGCAATAAGTCCCATTTCAGAAACCACAAGTTTGCAGAT CTGCCCTATGAGCTGCAGGACATGGTGAACAAGCACATGAAGGCCAGTCTGCCGGATAAGAGTTCCCAGGGGGCCCAGGGCCAGGACTCCGACACCATGAGCCTGACGCCCGCCGACGTGGTGCCCACCTCAGTCATTGCCCGCATCCTGGAGAAGCCTGAGCCTCTGGTGCTCAACTCTGCCCAGTCCAGCAGCAGTGCAGGCCGGCCCCAGGCAGAGGACGTGTTTGTGCATGTGGACATGACTGGGCCCCaggcaggag ggggtagagagaacgGGGGTCCCGGTCACAGCAGCAGGGCCCCAGCCCAGAACAGCCAGGCCCAGGAGCTCCTCCAGCAGAACGGCATGTGTCGGAGCCAGAGCAGCCTGTCAGCAGACGGCCAAtcaggagaggagggtagagagggtggTGCCTTCGAGAAGCTCAACCCCTACCCAGCCCCCCCTCCGCCCCACCCCCTCTATCCCGGCCGCAAGGTGATAGAGTTCTCCTCGGACGACAAggtgaagatccccaagaacagcCCCCTGCCCAACTGCACCTACGCAACACGCCAGGCCATCTCCCTCAGCCTGGTGCAGAACGACGAGGAGAACGAGCGCCAGCGCACCGTGCCAAACAGCCCCGCTGTGTCGGACGGGGGCTGGCGATCTGGGACGTCCTCCTCCTCAGGGGGAGGGGGGCAGCGTGACCCCTGCCGCACCCCTACTCAGCTGGACACCGCAGACCCTCTCTCCAACCAGTCCAGCCCCTTCAGCAGCCCCCCTCAGCCCCCCAGCGCCTTTGCCAGCTCAGGTAGCTCCGAGGAGGACCTGCTGGCCAACTGGCAGCGCATGTTTGTGAAGAAGATGGCACCATCCTCTGAGGGCAACCTGGTCAACCGCACCTCCTTCAGCAGCGAGACGGTCAAGGACCTGGAGAGGACCCGGACCGGCAAGCCAGTGGGTGGGGGTTCCGACAGGGGGGCAGTACGGGGGGCCTACTCGGACGGGGAGGAGGGGTCCTCCACCCACAGCTGGACAGCAAGCCGAGAGTCCAGCCTGGACACTGACACCAGCAGCATGGCTGACCTCCGCACCAGGAGGGGGCATTATGGAGCAgacttctccacagaggaaagcGAGCAGCTGCTGATGGCCCTGGACCCACTGGACAACGACCGAGACAACACCAGTGGCGACACCGTGTCAACGGCCATCACTGTGGAGACCAGCCCGGCGGAGGCCAATAGGAATGATTTTGTGGATGAGACTGGGTCTGtaggcagctctgcagaggagagagacatccTGCCACAGGACTTCCCAATCAAAGTCCCCCGGGTCCTGGCAGGGCTAGAGGACTACACAAAGAACACCCCTCCCCTTCCCGCAAACTCCTCCACTTCCACCCCCGGCCGACCCCTGAAGAGCCCAAAGAGGATGGGAGTCCACCACCTGCACCGCAAAGACAGCCTGACCCGGGCACAGGAGCATGGTAACCTGCTGGACTGA